In the Candidatus Omnitrophota bacterium genome, one interval contains:
- the gspG gene encoding type II secretion system major pseudopilin GspG — protein sequence MRKNGFTLIELLLVVVIISVLVAMAAPRIMPRSEEAKVAACRADIESNLSMALDLFDLDMGRYPTSEEGLEALIQAPVQAENWKGPYLKKKRLPKDPWGNSFVYKCPGEKNRGDYDLYSLGKDGVEGGGDDVTNWEEDL from the coding sequence ATGCGAAAAAACGGTTTTACCCTTATCGAACTTTTGCTTGTTGTGGTGATTATTAGTGTGTTGGTGGCCATGGCCGCGCCGCGGATCATGCCTCGCAGTGAAGAGGCGAAGGTGGCGGCCTGCCGCGCTGATATTGAATCGAACCTCAGCATGGCTCTGGACCTCTTTGACCTGGATATGGGCCGTTATCCCACGAGTGAGGAGGGTTTGGAAGCCCTGATCCAAGCCCCCGTTCAGGCTGAGAACTGGAAGGGTCCTTACTTGAAGAAAAAGCGCCTGCCCAAAGACCCTTGGGGGAACTCCTTTGTGTACAAGTGCCCCGGCGAGAAGAACCGGGGAGACTACGATCTGTACTCCCTCGGCAAAGACGGCGTGGAGGGAGGCGGTGACGATGTCACGAATTGGGAAGAGGACCTCTGA
- a CDS encoding prepilin-type N-terminal cleavage/methylation domain-containing protein → MSRIGKRTSDPGFTLIELLIVVTIVLVVIGLSAPNLRTAMDTLGLERAGRDLAQCARLAAYEAVQQERTHRVSWDAARREFRIFVADDSEDFVRVPGRTGRAWPLHDQVSLEGEWSSVDFYPDGSAQAALIRLQNSKGAELRIQIWPQTAKVEIQFEEAS, encoded by the coding sequence ATGTCACGAATTGGGAAGAGGACCTCTGATCCGGGCTTCACCCTCATAGAACTCCTCATTGTCGTCACGATTGTATTGGTCGTGATCGGCCTATCCGCACCTAACCTGCGTACTGCAATGGACACTTTGGGACTGGAGCGTGCGGGGCGTGATTTAGCTCAGTGCGCGCGCCTGGCGGCATACGAAGCCGTGCAGCAGGAGCGCACCCATCGCGTGAGTTGGGATGCCGCGCGCCGGGAATTCCGCATATTCGTGGCCGATGACTCCGAGGATTTTGTGCGCGTGCCCGGCCGGACAGGACGTGCCTGGCCTTTGCATGATCAGGTGAGCCTGGAGGGAGAGTGGTCGTCCGTGGATTTCTATCCGGACGGAAGCGCGCAAGCCGCTTTGATCCGCCTGCAAAATTCCAAAGGCGCGGAGCTAAGAATCCAAATTTGGCCACAAACAGCCAAAGTTGAAATCCAATTTGAGGAGGCGTCTTGA
- a CDS encoding prepilin-type N-terminal cleavage/methylation domain-containing protein has protein sequence MRRGQRGFLLLETLVALVILGLGLMAVGRSFLTAGRAVRASEGFTRSIWIARQELAEAELLVLQGRSVDELPAKGTGSLRGSSWTLSTEPSAEQSFLPRVRVEGLWKNTRSELKTTLDTYLSPRSDSAAVEEEPSAEELPEEGVS, from the coding sequence TTGAGAAGAGGACAACGAGGTTTTCTATTGCTGGAAACTCTGGTGGCTCTCGTGATTCTGGGGCTGGGTCTCATGGCTGTCGGGCGCTCCTTTCTCACGGCCGGCCGGGCAGTCCGGGCAAGTGAAGGGTTTACGCGCAGTATTTGGATAGCGCGCCAGGAGTTGGCTGAAGCTGAATTACTTGTGCTCCAGGGCAGGTCCGTGGATGAACTGCCTGCCAAAGGCACGGGGTCGTTGCGCGGAAGCTCCTGGACCCTGAGCACGGAGCCCTCGGCAGAGCAGAGTTTCTTGCCGCGCGTGCGGGTGGAAGGGCTCTGGAAGAATACACGCTCCGAGCTCAAAACAACGCTGGACACCTACCTCTCCCCGCGCAGCGATTCCGCTGCTGTGGAGGAAGAACCCTCCGCAGAAGAGTTGCCTGAAGAGGGGGTCTCGTGA
- a CDS encoding prepilin-type N-terminal cleavage/methylation domain-containing protein, whose product MRKGFTLIELLVAVLIFAAISVSIYSTFWGGVRTWKRAGQQREGLQELRILADRMDLELRNAINLEHEEIPAFEGEVSGCEFLSLIFQGSPAECALSRVIYSWDAEEGVLWRSARPLNLGAEAVPPAPEPFLRGLDSVRFFYAPLPEENGNWEWQRSWDSENGLPAAVRAEFGIVWGDEGTAEQWNFVAIVTQGARGRALL is encoded by the coding sequence GTGAGAAAAGGCTTTACCCTCATCGAATTGCTCGTGGCAGTCCTCATCTTTGCCGCAATTTCCGTCTCGATCTACTCGACATTCTGGGGCGGAGTCCGCACCTGGAAGCGCGCGGGCCAGCAGAGAGAGGGCCTGCAAGAATTGCGGATTTTGGCGGATCGGATGGATCTGGAACTGCGGAATGCAATCAACCTGGAGCATGAAGAGATTCCGGCTTTTGAGGGAGAGGTTTCGGGCTGTGAATTCCTCAGTCTGATTTTTCAAGGGAGTCCGGCTGAATGCGCTTTAAGCCGGGTCATTTATAGCTGGGACGCGGAAGAGGGAGTCCTCTGGCGCAGCGCGCGGCCGCTTAATTTGGGAGCGGAAGCAGTCCCTCCTGCTCCGGAGCCTTTCTTGAGAGGACTGGACTCTGTTCGATTCTTCTATGCGCCCCTCCCGGAAGAGAACGGAAATTGGGAGTGGCAGCGGAGCTGGGATTCGGAGAATGGATTGCCTGCGGCTGTGCGTGCGGAGTTTGGCATTGTCTGGGGGGATGAGGGAACAGCGGAACAGTGGAACTTTGTGGCCATTGTGACGCAGGGAGCCAGGGGCCGTGCGCTATTATAG
- a CDS encoding general secretion pathway protein GspK, with product MRYYRLYPNAERASILVTSLWVLTILLLLALGLGRQMGVDLRLVKHAVRRAEARALARGEMALRSAEFVAGASEIPADQGLAGWPWKPEPERYSRTEGPWSIETQVTDEQSRLNLNWLSQYHLSLLPHIDSPAEVYSVALWRGDQALQGDTDWQAALDEENRSFEELGLSYKVKGRPFQSFRELALIPTLDPERAGDWASLITVYGGTQVNLNTAPVEVLSLLLSQPDTLVDADSLARKIVDGREAWGLIEGVTELYEKGAGDFDLSVEEEIFLSNAEALLGVGSTQVRLSSVVSDDQGRIWAELVAVIDRRDGTTLMWEER from the coding sequence GTGCGCTATTATAGGCTGTATCCCAATGCGGAACGCGCCTCCATTTTGGTGACCTCCTTGTGGGTTTTAACTATCTTGCTTTTGCTGGCCTTGGGCCTGGGCCGGCAAATGGGTGTGGACCTGCGTCTGGTCAAACACGCGGTGCGTCGAGCCGAGGCCCGCGCTCTGGCGAGGGGGGAAATGGCCTTGCGAAGTGCTGAATTTGTGGCCGGGGCTTCGGAGATCCCCGCGGACCAAGGCCTAGCGGGCTGGCCCTGGAAGCCCGAGCCTGAGCGGTATTCCCGCACAGAGGGCCCCTGGTCTATTGAAACCCAGGTAACGGATGAACAGTCTCGTCTGAATCTCAACTGGCTTTCTCAGTACCATCTTTCGCTCTTGCCTCATATCGATTCACCTGCCGAGGTTTACAGCGTGGCGCTATGGCGCGGGGACCAGGCTTTGCAGGGGGACACAGACTGGCAGGCAGCCTTAGATGAAGAGAATCGCAGCTTTGAGGAATTGGGACTATCCTATAAGGTAAAAGGACGGCCTTTCCAAAGCTTCCGGGAATTGGCTTTGATTCCCACCCTGGATCCGGAGCGTGCCGGGGACTGGGCCTCTTTGATTACGGTGTACGGGGGTACCCAGGTGAACTTGAACACAGCCCCGGTTGAAGTGCTCAGCTTGCTCTTGAGCCAGCCGGATACTTTGGTGGATGCGGATTCACTTGCGCGCAAGATTGTGGATGGCCGGGAGGCCTGGGGGCTCATCGAAGGCGTGACCGAACTCTACGAAAAGGGAGCCGGCGATTTCGACCTCAGCGTCGAGGAGGAAATTTTTCTGTCCAACGCAGAGGCTCTCCTGGGAGTGGGCTCTACGCAGGTTCGGCTTAGCTCGGTGGTTTCGGATGATCAAGGGCGCATCTGGGCTGAGCTCGTTGCAGTGATCGATCGCCGGGACGGGACAACACTCATGTGGGAGGAGCGTTGA
- the pilO gene encoding type 4a pilus biogenesis protein PilO, with amino-acid sequence MVAKIQSLKERERNLVLITAGVLILAAVFQWGLRPLKNRWEELDTQILLVRKQLRQAQKLQAERAEYGKIEGQSQAWLSQIPSGELVLPWILGQIEELGAQFQVTVSRVKPLRARSTETRSPERIEVEGSGQADSILRLVHALRSTPTLLEIERLEMNVEGSGEQSVKFYMLVERPR; translated from the coding sequence ATGGTTGCCAAGATCCAGTCGCTCAAGGAGCGTGAACGCAACTTGGTGTTGATTACGGCCGGAGTCTTGATCTTGGCTGCTGTTTTCCAGTGGGGCTTGAGGCCCTTGAAGAATCGCTGGGAAGAACTCGACACTCAGATCCTGTTAGTCCGAAAGCAGTTACGCCAGGCTCAGAAACTGCAGGCCGAGAGGGCCGAATACGGGAAGATTGAAGGGCAATCCCAGGCATGGCTCTCCCAGATTCCGAGCGGGGAACTGGTTTTGCCGTGGATCCTGGGACAAATTGAGGAACTGGGCGCCCAGTTTCAGGTCACCGTTAGCCGGGTCAAGCCCCTGCGGGCCCGCAGCACCGAAACGAGAAGCCCGGAGCGGATTGAGGTCGAGGGTTCTGGACAGGCGGATTCCATTCTTCGTTTAGTCCATGCTTTGCGCAGCACGCCCACCCTCCTGGAAATTGAACGTTTGGAAATGAATGTCGAAGGCTCGGGCGAGCAGTCCGTGAAGTTTTATATGCTCGTTGAGCGCCCTCGCTGA
- the smc gene encoding chromosome segregation protein SMC — translation MHFKRLEIVGFKSFAKKTVLEIGEGVTAIVGPNGCGKSNIAEAIKWVLGEQSARQLRGQRMEDVIFNGTTEQGPMGLAEVALTLNNEQGTFPVDYPEVTVTRRLFRSGESEYLINGNPVRLRDVQNLLMGTGMGTSAYSIFEQGKMDRVLSSRPEERREVFEEASGITRFKVRRREAERKLEETEQNLLRISDIVTEVQRQIKSLERQAKRARTYREEFDQLKELELKLAVRHLHYWQGSAKKLENQLIELRAEVSSTDISINKMHAQRDELRIQADQTAQEWSRIRDLQREKAAESESCRRRAALDRERCRDLENRSQALSGELEVTLSKKSEFESHLENVLHELEACSRTEQEQRTRVAQTQSQQKECEGWLDVDRREIQTKLKEIERLEGELERLNEKRNQQELDKRALQLSMERLGLERQRVVDQIGPKETESAERSEAYRQISAELQEGVSEQESLERSAREAGEKGRRLDQEFEDLNRRQGRLEMRLQHLRDLKERKEGYSSGAKAVLSGELEGIRGSVANLIEVTSGYEIPIETALRERVQCIVVERSAVAKQAIKYLRQEQKGRASFLALDKVPTIEPLSIPPDWDGKCVRATDVVWARPEHFGVVSWFLQNVFITEDWENAEALAACLPAPTGYSGGKSDWMILTRDGDSLEGTILSGGFSHVTEDTSLLRRDAVIREVTAESEEVAGQLSQVKIARESSKEHVEKLSEKIRANSERIRRLGVTQAQRQQEFAGSQAELNRLKEQILGFDAEWESANKKLQEVDEMLSRSGGYQSQSQGVLEGHRAEIQERRQAIERNSSLLERLRGESAELNAELKIFEERRVALFQTQKVVEESLKSGTDRAQTLQVEMGSASERYQELQRSSQELDARSLELDREAQELEEKAVQISLDRQRLTENAEEAEQVYETKRAERDSLQERIHGLEIQMQDCVHQLESVADRVRQQYQLDLIGLVQSPDAEERFAWAAEENEAQVENEVHRLRKRIEGLGPVNLVAIEEHEEQVKRYEFLNSQYEDLIKSKDSLNKAIREINQTTKELFTEAFEKIRVEFRKLFRVLFGGGDAQLVLVDPENVLESGIEIIASPPGKKLQSVSLLSGGERAMTAIALLLAIFKVKPSPFCIMDEIDAPLDEANVDRFCQILKEFVQQSQFIIVTHNKRTISMADFLYGVTMENQGVSKIVSVRLKSEGVETETGRAQETVTLGGEEDIPATDAAQTAVESESESR, via the coding sequence ATGCACTTTAAGCGTCTAGAAATTGTGGGATTCAAGTCCTTTGCAAAGAAGACTGTTTTGGAAATCGGGGAGGGCGTGACCGCGATTGTCGGACCCAACGGTTGCGGAAAGAGCAATATTGCCGAAGCCATCAAGTGGGTCCTGGGTGAGCAATCCGCGCGCCAGTTGCGCGGCCAGCGCATGGAAGATGTCATTTTTAACGGCACCACCGAGCAAGGCCCCATGGGTCTGGCCGAGGTGGCTCTTACCCTGAACAATGAGCAGGGTACTTTCCCTGTGGATTATCCCGAGGTCACGGTAACGCGCCGGCTTTTTCGCTCAGGCGAGAGCGAATACTTAATCAACGGAAATCCCGTGCGTTTGCGCGATGTGCAGAATCTGCTGATGGGAACGGGGATGGGCACGAGTGCCTATTCCATTTTTGAACAGGGCAAGATGGACCGCGTGCTTTCATCACGGCCCGAGGAGCGTCGCGAAGTATTCGAAGAGGCGAGCGGGATCACGCGCTTTAAGGTGCGCCGTCGTGAGGCCGAGCGCAAGCTCGAAGAAACCGAACAGAATCTCTTGCGTATTTCGGACATCGTGACCGAAGTCCAACGCCAGATTAAATCCTTGGAACGCCAGGCTAAGCGCGCCCGGACCTATCGCGAGGAGTTTGACCAGCTCAAGGAGCTTGAACTGAAGCTGGCTGTTCGCCACCTGCACTATTGGCAGGGAAGTGCCAAGAAGCTTGAAAACCAACTCATTGAGCTGCGGGCTGAAGTCTCCTCCACGGATATTTCAATCAACAAAATGCATGCGCAAAGAGATGAACTGCGAATCCAGGCTGACCAGACTGCGCAAGAGTGGTCCCGGATCCGCGACTTGCAGCGGGAAAAGGCGGCTGAGTCGGAGTCCTGCCGTCGCCGTGCAGCCTTGGATCGCGAGCGTTGCCGGGATCTGGAAAATCGTTCCCAGGCGCTTTCCGGCGAGCTGGAGGTGACTCTGTCCAAGAAGTCGGAGTTTGAAAGTCACTTGGAAAACGTGCTGCATGAATTAGAGGCCTGTTCCAGGACCGAGCAGGAGCAACGTACCCGGGTGGCTCAGACACAGAGCCAACAAAAGGAATGCGAAGGTTGGCTCGATGTGGATCGCCGGGAGATCCAGACCAAACTCAAAGAAATTGAACGCCTTGAAGGCGAGCTGGAGCGCCTGAATGAAAAACGCAACCAGCAGGAATTGGATAAGCGCGCTCTTCAGCTCAGCATGGAGCGTTTGGGTCTGGAGCGGCAAAGGGTTGTGGACCAGATTGGCCCCAAGGAAACCGAGTCAGCCGAACGTTCCGAGGCCTACCGTCAGATATCAGCCGAGTTGCAGGAGGGTGTTTCGGAACAGGAGAGCCTGGAACGCAGCGCCCGGGAAGCCGGAGAAAAGGGCCGGCGGCTCGACCAGGAATTCGAGGATCTGAATCGCCGGCAAGGGCGTCTGGAAATGCGCTTGCAGCATCTGCGGGACTTGAAGGAGCGCAAAGAGGGATATTCCTCCGGAGCTAAAGCTGTGCTCTCAGGAGAGCTCGAAGGCATTCGCGGCTCGGTGGCCAATCTGATTGAGGTGACGAGCGGTTACGAAATCCCGATTGAAACTGCGTTGCGCGAACGCGTGCAGTGCATTGTGGTGGAACGCAGCGCTGTGGCCAAACAGGCCATCAAGTATTTGCGGCAGGAACAAAAGGGCCGGGCTTCTTTCCTGGCCTTGGATAAGGTTCCCACTATTGAGCCTTTGTCGATTCCGCCGGATTGGGACGGCAAGTGCGTGCGCGCCACGGACGTGGTTTGGGCGCGGCCCGAGCACTTTGGTGTGGTCTCTTGGTTTCTTCAGAATGTCTTTATTACGGAGGATTGGGAAAATGCTGAGGCCCTTGCTGCCTGCTTGCCCGCTCCGACGGGTTATTCAGGAGGCAAGTCCGATTGGATGATCCTCACCCGGGATGGGGACAGTCTGGAAGGGACCATTCTCTCCGGCGGATTCTCCCATGTGACCGAAGACACCAGTCTTTTGCGCCGCGATGCGGTTATTCGCGAAGTGACTGCTGAGTCGGAAGAGGTTGCCGGTCAACTGAGTCAGGTCAAGATTGCGCGTGAATCCTCCAAGGAGCATGTGGAAAAACTCAGCGAAAAAATTCGCGCGAATTCCGAGAGGATACGCCGTCTGGGTGTGACGCAGGCGCAGAGGCAGCAAGAGTTTGCGGGCTCTCAAGCCGAACTCAACCGGCTCAAAGAGCAAATCCTGGGTTTTGACGCGGAATGGGAATCTGCGAACAAGAAGCTGCAGGAAGTCGACGAGATGCTCAGCCGCTCAGGGGGTTACCAGAGTCAGTCTCAAGGGGTCTTAGAGGGGCACCGCGCGGAAATTCAAGAACGCCGGCAAGCCATTGAGCGCAACAGTTCTCTCCTGGAAAGACTGCGTGGGGAGTCCGCGGAACTCAATGCCGAACTCAAAATTTTTGAGGAGCGCCGTGTGGCACTGTTCCAGACTCAGAAGGTCGTGGAGGAATCCCTCAAGTCCGGTACAGACCGGGCGCAGACCTTGCAGGTGGAAATGGGAAGTGCGTCGGAGCGTTATCAGGAGTTGCAACGCAGCAGCCAGGAATTGGATGCGCGAAGTCTGGAGCTGGACCGTGAAGCCCAAGAGCTTGAGGAAAAGGCTGTCCAGATTTCTTTGGATCGCCAGCGATTGACCGAAAACGCCGAAGAAGCGGAGCAAGTTTACGAGACCAAGCGTGCCGAGCGCGATAGTCTGCAGGAAAGGATCCACGGTCTGGAGATCCAAATGCAGGACTGTGTGCACCAATTGGAGTCTGTGGCAGATCGTGTCCGCCAGCAGTACCAACTGGATCTCATTGGCTTGGTTCAGTCTCCGGATGCAGAGGAGAGATTTGCCTGGGCTGCAGAGGAGAACGAGGCCCAAGTCGAAAACGAGGTCCACCGCCTGCGCAAGCGCATCGAGGGTCTGGGGCCCGTAAATCTGGTGGCCATCGAAGAGCACGAAGAACAAGTTAAACGCTATGAGTTCCTGAACAGTCAGTATGAAGACTTAATCAAGAGCAAGGATTCTCTGAATAAGGCCATCCGGGAAATCAATCAAACCACCAAGGAACTCTTTACCGAGGCTTTTGAAAAAATCCGCGTGGAATTCCGCAAGTTATTCCGCGTCCTGTTTGGCGGCGGCGATGCGCAGCTTGTGCTGGTGGATCCCGAGAACGTTTTGGAATCCGGCATTGAAATTATTGCTTCCCCTCCGGGGAAGAAGCTCCAGAGTGTGAGCCTGCTTTCAGGCGGTGAGAGGGCCATGACGGCTATTGCCCTCTTGCTGGCGATTTTCAAGGTGAAGCCCAGCCCCTTCTGCATCATGGACGAAATTGACGCGCCTCTGGACGAGGCCAATGTGGATCGCTTCTGTCAGATCCTCAAGGAGTTCGTGCAGCAGTCCCAGTTCATTATCGTGACGCACAACAAGCGGACAATCAGCATGGCCGACTTCCTCTATGGCGTAACCATGGAAAACCAGGGTGTGTCGAAGATTGTGTCAGTACGCTTGAAGAGCGAGGGCGTTGAGACTGAGACGGGCAGGGCCCAGGAAACGGTGACCCTGGGGGGGGAGGAGGATATCCCGGCCACCGATGCAGCCCAGACCGCAGTCGAGTCCGAGTCAGAGAGCCGCTAA